Proteins encoded within one genomic window of Bacillus sp. F19:
- the coxB gene encoding cytochrome c oxidase subunit II, producing MEKRLTKLRLVAIFAMLTLVLAGCGEPYLSALQPAGEVADMQYSLMVLSTLIMVIVIAVVTVIFIYVVLKFRRRKGEENKIPEQVEGSHKLEIIWTVIPILLLLVLAVPVVSATFELADVKPMEKKDRKPEDAVVINVRANLYWWEFEYPDAGVITSQDLVVPSDERVYFNLIASDVKHSFWIPPAGGKMDTNTENINQFWLNFDSKRAEKAGEYFYGKCAELCGPSHALMDFKVKTKSREEFDQWLEEMKNAKAVADSDLAKQGEKLFQEKSCIGCHAVTPADKRPKEARTAPNLATFGERARVAGILPHNEENIRNWLKDPEQYKPGNKMTKTYPELNDEELDALTEYLSGLKVETK from the coding sequence ATGGAAAAGAGGCTGACAAAATTGCGTCTCGTTGCCATTTTTGCAATGTTGACACTTGTCCTAGCCGGCTGTGGTGAACCATATCTTTCCGCTCTTCAACCAGCTGGTGAAGTTGCGGATATGCAGTACTCATTAATGGTGCTGAGTACACTCATCATGGTCATTGTAATCGCAGTCGTAACTGTGATCTTCATTTATGTAGTTCTGAAATTCAGACGGCGCAAAGGTGAGGAAAATAAAATTCCTGAGCAAGTAGAGGGAAGTCATAAACTTGAAATCATTTGGACTGTTATTCCTATTCTTTTACTACTTGTGTTAGCGGTTCCAGTTGTATCTGCAACATTTGAACTCGCAGATGTGAAACCAATGGAAAAGAAGGACCGCAAACCTGAAGATGCAGTTGTTATTAATGTCAGAGCGAATCTTTACTGGTGGGAATTCGAATATCCTGATGCTGGGGTAATCACAAGCCAGGATTTAGTTGTTCCATCAGATGAAAGGGTTTACTTTAATCTGATTGCTTCTGATGTGAAGCATTCTTTCTGGATTCCGCCAGCAGGCGGCAAGATGGATACAAACACTGAAAACATAAATCAGTTCTGGCTTAATTTTGACAGCAAACGTGCAGAAAAAGCCGGAGAATATTTTTACGGGAAATGTGCTGAGCTTTGCGGCCCTTCACATGCTTTAATGGATTTTAAAGTGAAAACAAAATCCCGCGAAGAGTTTGATCAATGGCTTGAAGAAATGAAAAATGCTAAAGCGGTTGCAGATTCAGATTTAGCTAAACAGGGTGAAAAATTGTTCCAGGAGAAAAGCTGCATCGGCTGTCATGCTGTGACACCTGCTGATAAGCGTCCAAAAGAAGCAAGAACAGCACCTAACTTAGCTACCTTTGGAGAGCGTGCCAGAGTAGCGGGCATTCTGCCTCATAATGAAGAAAATATCAGAAACTGGCTGAAAGATCCTGAACAGTACAAACCAGGAAACAAGATGACAAAAACGTATCCTG